The DNA window CTTCAGCTTTTATAAGTTTCGAGTTGGATACTTAAGTCTAAACATGTCTCAACCCATAGTTTTGTACCGTTTGTTTCGTGCAAATTTGATAAGTTCTAACAAAACGACCTTGATAGTAATCAAGGAACATCATACAGTCATAACAATGATTCAAATTAGGTTATACCACTACATATTTTACACTAACACAAACACTATAAATTACAGCTTCAATCAGATATTACTACATAACTTTTTCAGTTTTCTAGTACCCTGTCCTCATAGgcttagtttttttaaaaaatcatttatttttctgtcctttctttttcttcttcctcatatactAAATTTAGCATATCCAATGACaacctcattttcttccatttttctACCTTGTTTTCTCCAAGAATGTTGGATTTAGAATGCTGCAAAACAGAAATAGGTCTTGAACTTGTTAATTCTGCTTGAACCACCactcttcttctcttctcttgTCGCACCATTCGAAGTCGAAGCAGCTCCTTCAGCTTTTGAGTGAACTTTTTTATCGTTTGAGGTTTCGTCTGCACCTGGACTGGTGCTTGGAGTCTCAGCGACATCACCCCTTACAGAATCATACACTACAGAAGAACCTATAAGACAGAATTCAACACAAAAAATTATCAAACCATCAGTATTTACGTGATAGGAAAATGTAACCAAAGAGTTCGAGTGTAAATGACTTACCGGGAAGTGCAGGCTGCAAGACCACGTTGTTTTGCACAATTTGTGCGCTAAATCTGTGACATGAACGTGAAAATTGCTCCTCTCTGCAACTCTTCTCCACTTCTTCCTCAAGATCCCGCAGAAAATCAGAAGAACCAAAATGATCAGAACCAAAATATTCTTCTGATAACTTGCTTGGACAGCTCGAGTTCTGTGAGCTAGAAGAATGTGATTCAGGATCTTGTAAATCATCCAATTCCAGGAAGTCGCCTCTAGAGAAGCATTCTCCTTCGGAAAAGTCTCCCGGAGGAGAGCTTGGTTTCACATCAGATGCCATAGCAAGTGTCCCGACATCATTTTCTCTATTTGCCTACAAATGAGTTAACCACGTTCAAGCAAAAAATGGAATAGGGAGTTCAAAACAAGACCTCTGCCTCAATCTTCATGTCACACTATATTGGAATGCTTCTATCACAAGAAGAAAAATGGGCAAGATCATATATGACACCAGAAGTTTCTATATGAGAAAAGTTTaacaactcatttttcttcacgCAATTGAGTAAAGTTTAGTGTATTGCTAATACATGTTTCCAATTACATGTGACAAAAGCTATGAATTTCTCCTACGCTATAATATAGCAATCCAGCTAAAGATAACTCCGTATCTTAGACGAACATGTGAACTGATACTGTGCCTAGAAAGAAGGTCT is part of the Salvia splendens isolate huo1 chromosome 6, SspV2, whole genome shotgun sequence genome and encodes:
- the LOC121808434 gene encoding NAC domain-containing protein 41-like isoform X5 → MWFLVHSNEKKGMTDGFWKAKGEPCKVYSNNGINGWRTTLEYFEGLAPDGQLTNWFMQEYKISPNELGDKCSPKASRLLCRVFLCGDDISRSKMISQNCKNIIESKNLNPVKSIKPDANVTSDQDMEHEPRANRENDVGTLAMASDVKPSSPPGDFSEGECFSRGDFLELDDLQDPESHSSSSQNSSCPSKLSEEYFGSDHFGSSDFLRDLEEEVEKSCREEQFSRSCHRFSAQIVQNNVVLQPALPGSSVVYDSVRGDVAETPSTSPGADETSNDKKVHSKAEGAASTSNGATREEKKSGGSSRINKFKTYFCFAAF
- the LOC121808434 gene encoding NAC domain-containing protein 41-like isoform X2, encoding MCPPAQPTPCEIGFYWSDEQIILLLADYSPGSRIPDNVLDDSNPFQSHPRNLPDGMWFLVHSNEKKGMTDGFWKAKGEPCKVYSNNGINGWRTTLEYFEGLAPDGQLTNWFMQEYKISPNELGDKCSPKASRLLCRVFLCGDDISRSKMISQNCKNIIESKNLNPVKSIKPDANVTSDQDMEHEPRANRENDVGTLAMASDVKPSSPPGDFSEGECFSRGDFLELDDLQDPESHSSSSQNSSCPSKLSEEYFGSDHFGSSDFLRDLEEEVEKSCREEQFSRSCHRFSAQIVQNNVVLQPALPGSSVVYDSVRGDVAETPSTSPGADETSNDKKVHSKAEGAASTSNGATREEKKSGGSSRINKFKTYFCFAAF
- the LOC121808434 gene encoding NAC domain-containing protein 105-like isoform X4: MIQTLSSPIPVIYLVTQFIVDGGSVIQQSSHPERVVGIFWLNMSYYDGMWFLVHSNEKKGMTDGFWKAKGEPCKVYSNNGINGWRTTLEYFEGLAPDGQLTNWFMQEYKISPNELGDKCSPKASRLLCRVFLCGDDISRSKMISQNCKNIIESKNLNPVKSIKPDANVTSDQDMEHEPRANRENDVGTLAMASDVKPSSPPGDFSEGECFSRGDFLELDDLQDPESHSSSSQNSSCPSKLSEEYFGSDHFGSSDFLRDLEEEVEKSCREEQFSRSCHRFSAQIVQNNVVLQPALPGSSVVYDSVRGDVAETPSTSPGADETSNDKKVHSKAEGAASTSNGATREEKKSGGSSRINKFKTYFCFAAF
- the LOC121808434 gene encoding NAC domain-containing protein 105-like isoform X3, whose product is MSTTQPTILSKSVLVVHKVTQFIVDGGSVIQQSSHPERVVGIFWLNMSYYDGMWFLVHSNEKKGMTDGFWKAKGEPCKVYSNNGINGWRTTLEYFEGLAPDGQLTNWFMQEYKISPNELGDKCSPKASRLLCRVFLCGDDISRSKMISQNCKNIIESKNLNPVKSIKPDANVTSDQDMEHEPRANRENDVGTLAMASDVKPSSPPGDFSEGECFSRGDFLELDDLQDPESHSSSSQNSSCPSKLSEEYFGSDHFGSSDFLRDLEEEVEKSCREEQFSRSCHRFSAQIVQNNVVLQPALPGSSVVYDSVRGDVAETPSTSPGADETSNDKKVHSKAEGAASTSNGATREEKKSGGSSRINKFKTYFCFAAF